A segment of the Candidatus Zixiibacteriota bacterium genome:
CGCGCCTGCCAAAGTGGACGAACGGCAATTCGCGCCGCTGGCTGACCCACGCGTCGATCGTGTACGGACTCAGGCGCAACAGCGCGGCAACCTCGCGCTTCGTCAGGTACTCGCGGTCGTCTTTCATCGGGACCTCCCGCGCGGCCGGAAGAGCGACTCCAGGTCCTGGCAGTTCTCCACCTCGTGCTCAGGCTCCGGCAATACTGCGTGGCGCGCCTCGATGAGGCGATCCACATCAGCGACCGGCAACCCGTATCGCTGCGCGTTGAGGGCGAGCGCGCGCTCGACGTCGGGTTGCCACGCCCGCGCTGGGCGAACGAACGCCGTGGTAATCGGCACGGCGGGACGTTCGCCGATCTTCACGATGGCGTGGCGCTGCGGCTGGAGTTGGAGCGCGGCAATGCGTTTCTCCAGTTCTTCGCCGGGACTGGAGAACGTCCGGCTCGACAACTCCTGCGTCCGCACGTGCTCGTAGAACGGCACCACGGCGCGCGTCCGCGACCGGCCCCGCGCGCGGCTCGTGGACGTCGTGTGCGACGACGTCGACCCGCTCATGGCCGATGACGAGGCGGCAGCCGCGCTGCTCATACTGGAGAGTTCGGACGACTGCAGCACGTCGCCGGTCACCCCGCCGTACGAGAGCCCCTGGCCGTCCGCTGACCCGTCGACGGACGCGAACCCGGCGCCGGTACCCTCGAAGCTGGCCTCGCTGTCACTCTCGCTCATCGCTTCACTCTCGCTCACTGACGAGCCGCGAATGGTGCGCCGACTCTCCTTCGGCAGGAGCAGTGTCCGGTACAGTTCGTCCTTCACGACGTCACCGCGGAATTCCCCCGGGAAGACCTCGCGCGCGAGCAGCGCACAGTCATCGTAGCTGCACCCGAAGACGACCTTCAGGCGGCAGCACGACAGCGCGCCCGCCAGCAGTCGACTCGTGTCGTCCTTCGCGCGCAGCTGCTGGAGGTTCTGGAACGCCAGCGTGAAGAACACCCCGCGCTTCCGCAACGCTTGCAGCGCGTACGTGAAGTCCGGCGACGTGATCTCATCCGCTTCGTCGAGCGCGACGTGAAGCGGGTTTTCCTTCTTGGTCTGCTGCGTCGCATTGTTGCACAAGTGATCGATGGCGAGCATGCTGAGCAACACCTGACACTCGCGCGCCACCTTCACCGGCTGGAGGTTCAGGAGGACGATTTTCCCCTTCGCGCGGATCTCCTGCCAGTCGAGGTTGCACGCCGCGCCACCGACGACCCGACGGATCGGGTCGTTCAGGATGAACTTCGCCGCGCGGTTCAAGGTGCTCTCGATGAGCACCTCCTTGTCCGCGCGGCGCGCGATGGCGTCGAATTCCGCCCACTCCGCGCGCACGAACGGGTTCTCCACCTTCGAAAGCACGTGCTGGCGAAAGCGACCGTCGCTCAGCGAGAGGAAGTGCAGGATATCGGAGAGCGTGTACCCGCCCTCAATGAGCGCAACGAGCGTGGCGCGCTCGCGGCGTTCGAGGCGCGGCTTCACCTGGTCGTCCTGCTCGCGGAACGCCTTGGAGATGGCATGGTACGTTATGCCCGCGTGCGTACTCGACTCGAGTCCGTTCCGCTCGAGGACGTTCAACTGAAACGCGTAGTTGTCGACGGCGTCGTTCGCGTCCAACGCCACAATGTCCCCGCCACGCCCTCGGGCGACGGCATAGTGGAGGCAGTCCCAGTACAGATCACCGTGCGGGTCACCGACCACGACGGGAATCCGGTGGTCGATGCAGAAGCGCACCTTCGCCTTGAGCAGTTCAGATTTGCCCAGCCCGGTTTTCCCACAGATGATTTCGTGCAGGAGCAAGTCCTCGCGCGTGAGGACGACGGGTTTCCCCGTCGTCCGTTCGTGGCCAATGAGGAAGCCGCTCATGACCCACCGTCCTCGCCGCCCTCGTACACGCGGCGGTCGTACTCGCTGATAGACTCGTCCCACAATTCCTCCGGCAAGTCGCGCTTCACCTGCTGGATGAAGGTGGCCCGGTCCAGGGCGGCCTGCGCCGCCTCGGCCCGGAGCTGGTGGCCAATCTCCGCGCGGAGCGACGACCGCGCTTCCAACTGGGCGAGCGAACGCGCGTTGCGCTTCACGATATCCCGGATCGGGTCGACCGGCTTCGGCGGCGTCAGCTGCCGCGCGCGGGCGAGCGACTCGATCATGCCGAGGCGGTGCTGGGCCACGGCGAGCTGGTGGCGGCTCACCGTCTCCCGCGCCTGGACGAACGCGACGGCGGTCTCGGTCCGCTGCCGCACGTGGTCCGTGACGATCTGCCGCCGGATGGCCAGCACCTGCTGAGCATAGCGGAGGGCTTTGCTACTCTTCATCGTCGTCCTCATCGAACGAGATCTGCCGCGCGCTCTCAGCGTAGCTCCGGTCAATGGCCCGCATCTCCCGCCCGAGGTTCTCGAGCACGCGCTGCTCGGGCGACTTGGTGATGTTCTCGACGATTTTGTACGCGCCGTAGGCAGCGCAGCCGAGGAGGACGGTGGCGATCACGCCATCGACGAAACCGTCGTTGTCATTGTCTTCGTTATTATGATTCGACATGGTTATCTTCTTTCATGCGTTTGCGATTTGCGATGAACCTCAGCGTCATGGACGTGAGGGCGAAGCTGCAGAGACCGAGTTTGACGAGCGGAGCCACAGGCGCGAAGCTCGCCACGAAGAGGGCGAGCACTTCGGCCACAGTAGCCGCGAAGTCAATGAGGGCTTTGACATTTTCGTTCATAGTGTGGTACCCTCGAATTCTCATTTGTGTTTGCACGGTCATGCGCCGGACCAAATCAGACTGGCGTATGCCGCAATACCACCCTGCCGACTGCGAACCCTGCCAAATACAGGGATTCCGGTCGGTGGGTTTTCACATTCGGCGGGAGCGGCAGTCCGAGGGGACTACAAAGCCGCACGCAATGTGCGTATTCGCAATACTATGATTTTGAACATGTGCTGTTTGTCCACCAGCACATTGCAATCGAGGTGGGACCGCTCATAACACGGGCCCGATGAGGGAAAACTATGTCCTGCGCTAATATTTCTTCTGGTGATTGAATGTCAAGCGGAAATTTCCGGTCAGTCCAAAAATGTGCAGAATCTATACACGTGCGGAGCGCGCATAGTCGTGGATTATGAGTTCGCGTTAACTCGCGAGATCGAGGAGTTTACGCCGCGCATCCGCTGAAGCCGTAGACAACCACGCCGAATCCAATATTGTGGTCACCTGCTGCAGGTCAAAATCCACTTCGGCGGTGCAAAATAGGAAGCGACCTCTCGAGTCAGAGACTTCTCTCACCGCGTCCATCATATTTCGCTGCCGCACGCGCGCGGGATCGTCGCCAGCGCCGCTCCGCCGTAAGTCTTCGGGGCTCGCGCGAGTAACGAACAGCACCTGAAAGGTTAGCGGCGCATGGGCCTCAATCGCCGCTCGATTGGCCGCTTTAATGTCGTTCCAGTTCTCAACCACGAATCGCAAGTTCGCTGTGTCCGCCGTATCTCCAGCGTATGTGTATCGCCGCCGGTGCAGTCCTTCACTGAGGTAGCGTTCGTACCCAAAGGCTTTCTTGCTAATACGCTTCAAATCCATCGTTCCCGTGTCGTACTCAAGAAAGTAGTGCGACAACGTCGTCCGGCCGTTTGCCGTGCGAACAATTAGGCTGAACAGAGCATCCGGCACGACCGGAACGATTTCTTCCTTACCGTCCACGTCGACGATCACGCGATCATTGAGGCCACCCTGCAGCCACGTTCCAATTGATACTTTACTCTCCGTCCCGCGACACGCCAGTTCGAGGCAGGCTCGGAAATGCGATATCCCTAACTCGTGCCGTAAGAAGAACGACGTGACGGCGTTCTTCGCTAGTACCGCCTTGAACTGGCGGGGCGTTAGACCCGTCCGTTCCGCCAAGACGTCGGCTGCCGCCGGACCGACAGCGTACACCATGGGACGCTCCGTGCGATGCCCCCGGCCCACCGGCTCATCCCGCAAGTGCTGCCACACGAGGTACCCGTGCTCGCGCAGCTTCTGGCACCGGGCGCGGAGCCCGGACAAGCCGAAGCCGTACGACCGACCCTCTTTCGGCGGCTCCTGCAAGAGCGCGTGTAGCAAATCCACGCTGACGTACCGATACTCATAGGTGAGCCACAGAATTTCCCGATCTCGGTCGTTCGGCGTGAAGGGCTTCGCTCGGCGCATAGTCTCCTCGCTGTTTGCGTTCGGCAGAAATTTACGCCGGGGAACAGAATTGTGCATCAGAAGCAATCCAAACTGCTCCAAGTGCATCCAAAACAAATGAGAATTCTGGAACCTCACTGCTTCTCTCTGCATCGGTATTTCGCGCGCGTTCGTCGGCGGCCGTGTGGCTCCGCGCCGCGGTCCGGCAACGGACAGGCGGCGCGGGAACCCCGCCCCTCCATTCCAGGGTGTTCGCCACACGCGACCGCCCGACTGCCGTCTATTTCGTCGCGGCCCGGAAGCGGTCACCCCTGCAAAGGATTGTCACCGCTGGAGGGCTGCCGACCGAAGCCGAGCCGCCGCATACCGACATAGTGGAGGGCCTGCGGCGGCGGGGTCGCCCATGGTGGGCGACCGGCGGAGCCGACACCTTTCGCGGTCCCTCCCGCGACTAACCGAAGCCACATACTATCGTCGCGGGAGGAAGAAAGGTGTCGGGGAATAGACGGCAGTCGGGCGGCGAAGCGAACGACATCCCGACAGTGGGACAAGGAGTTCCGGGCGCATAAAAGTGGAAGCATTCTCTACGGGAATCCACCACCACTTTTTGCGGTGGTCCGCTGCGATTTTGGCGGACCACGTTACACTGGAGGGATGGAGTGGAGTGCCGCTGACCGACGAACGCGCGCTTTCTTGGCCGTCGAATAGCACTTGCTGCCGACGGCACTACAAACACCAACAGAAAAATCAACAGCCAACAGACTGCTCCCGCACCCGGCAGACGAGGGTCGCCCTCGTCCGCCGAGCCCGTATCGCCATTAGCGCGCTCCGGCGTCCGGTTCGCTCACCGGTGGTTTACCGGGAACGATCGGGAGCGCGACGGGAGGGGGCGCGGGAAACGGTCGCGCCGTCTGCACTGCTCCGTCCGGGCCGATGGTCTGGAAGATGGGCGCGAGCAGGCGTTCGGGATGCGTGAGCGAGTAGCGGTTGAAGCACGACAGCGCAATGAGGTCGAGCCGTCGCTGCGCGCCCTGCAGCCCGCGGAGAGCGTCGAGCATGTGGGCAAGGCGTTTCTCCGTGGTGGTGACGTAGAGGATGCGGAACGACAGGATGCCGAGCTTCGCGCTCGCCGCTCGCGACTGCCAGAGGTTGAGGTACGCGAGGAACTTCGCGCGCAACCGACCCAAGTCAGTGGTCCCGCGATCCACCTCCAAGCAGTAGTGGAACTCTCGGCCGTCCGCCGCGAGCGTGAAGAAGCCGTCCGGCACAATCGGGACAACTCTCATGCCGTGGTTCACGGCGACCGGCTGCCCGAAGCGGAACGCCTTCCCCGACTGCCAACGCGCGAACCTCAGGCCGGTGCGGTGGCGGAGCGCCAGCGCCAGTCCGACCCGAAAGTCGATGATGCGCAAGCTATGCTCGCCGACGCTCGCGCGCGACCGCGAGGTCGTCTTCGCGTTACCGCTCGCAAACTGCGCCCCGGCGCGTCCGAGCGTGTACAGGAACGCCGCTGACCCCTCGCCCATGCGGACGGGCCGAACGTGCCGCCGAAGAAAGCCGTGCTGCCAGAGGCGGCGCAGGCGCTTCCGGGCGCGGCTCGCCGACGGGAAGCAGAGCGCGCGCACGTGATCCGTGGTGAGTACCCCGTACTCGGCGACCGTGCGCAGGAGACCCCGGTCGCGCTCGGTGAGCGCCATGGGCGGCTGCTTCCTCCGGGTTGTGCGGTGGTGTCGTGCGTGCATAGGAATCAGGGAGTGATTGCCTCGGTCATCGAGAGGAAGGCGACGCCGGTGGCGACGGCGCTGAACATGCGGAGCGCGTAGCGCTCCGGTCGGCCGCCCGGCGTCGGCAGGCGTGGCTCTAAGTGCGGGTACCGCGAGCAGAGCGCACGCGCTACCATGCGCTTCGTGGCCGTGGCGTCATGCGCAACTGCGCGTTTGGCCGCGTCCCACGCAATGCGGGAAACGGCCACGTTGCGTTTCGCCAAGAGTGCATCCAGCGTCCCCAGGATTTTCGCGACGCCCGCG
Coding sequences within it:
- a CDS encoding helix-turn-helix domain-containing protein yields the protein MKDDREYLTKREVAALLRLSPYTIDAWVSQRRELPFVHFGRRVCFDKKDVLAWIEKNKVQPE
- a CDS encoding type IV secretory system conjugative DNA transfer family protein; translated protein: MSGFLIGHERTTGKPVVLTREDLLLHEIICGKTGLGKSELLKAKVRFCIDHRIPVVVGDPHGDLYWDCLHYAVARGRGGDIVALDANDAVDNYAFQLNVLERNGLESSTHAGITYHAISKAFREQDDQVKPRLERRERATLVALIEGGYTLSDILHFLSLSDGRFRQHVLSKVENPFVRAEWAEFDAIARRADKEVLIESTLNRAAKFILNDPIRRVVGGAACNLDWQEIRAKGKIVLLNLQPVKVARECQVLLSMLAIDHLCNNATQQTKKENPLHVALDEADEITSPDFTYALQALRKRGVFFTLAFQNLQQLRAKDDTSRLLAGALSCCRLKVVFGCSYDDCALLAREVFPGEFRGDVVKDELYRTLLLPKESRRTIRGSSVSESEAMSESDSEASFEGTGAGFASVDGSADGQGLSYGGVTGDVLQSSELSSMSSAAAASSSAMSGSTSSHTTSTSRARGRSRTRAVVPFYEHVRTQELSSRTFSSPGEELEKRIAALQLQPQRHAIVKIGERPAVPITTAFVRPARAWQPDVERALALNAQRYGLPVADVDRLIEARHAVLPEPEHEVENCQDLESLFRPRGRSR
- a CDS encoding replication-relaxation family protein, which gives rise to MRRAKPFTPNDRDREILWLTYEYRYVSVDLLHALLQEPPKEGRSYGFGLSGLRARCQKLREHGYLVWQHLRDEPVGRGHRTERPMVYAVGPAAADVLAERTGLTPRQFKAVLAKNAVTSFFLRHELGISHFRACLELACRGTESKVSIGTWLQGGLNDRVIVDVDGKEEIVPVVPDALFSLIVRTANGRTTLSHYFLEYDTGTMDLKRISKKAFGYERYLSEGLHRRRYTYAGDTADTANLRFVVENWNDIKAANRAAIEAHAPLTFQVLFVTRASPEDLRRSGAGDDPARVRQRNMMDAVREVSDSRGRFLFCTAEVDFDLQQVTTILDSAWLSTASADARRKLLDLAS
- a CDS encoding replication-relaxation family protein, with the protein product MALTERDRGLLRTVAEYGVLTTDHVRALCFPSASRARKRLRRLWQHGFLRRHVRPVRMGEGSAAFLYTLGRAGAQFASGNAKTTSRSRASVGEHSLRIIDFRVGLALALRHRTGLRFARWQSGKAFRFGQPVAVNHGMRVVPIVPDGFFTLAADGREFHYCLEVDRGTTDLGRLRAKFLAYLNLWQSRAASAKLGILSFRILYVTTTEKRLAHMLDALRGLQGAQRRLDLIALSCFNRYSLTHPERLLAPIFQTIGPDGAVQTARPFPAPPPVALPIVPGKPPVSEPDAGAR
- a CDS encoding crossover junction endodeoxyribonuclease RuvC — translated: MTTVHTLLALDPGIRELGVALFRAGQLEDCQVKSLRRPRPGQSRLAVLERVLVRLLDEWQPRHVAITDALPGAHADAAGVAKILGTLDALLAKRNVAVSRIAWDAAKRAVAHDATATKRMVARALCSRYPHLEPRLPTPGGRPERYALRMFSAVATGVAFLSMTEAITP